A single Denticeps clupeoides chromosome 7, fDenClu1.1, whole genome shotgun sequence DNA region contains:
- the LOC114794436 gene encoding reticulon-4 receptor-like gives MKTRRPATMTRSARGASGTLTLVLWLLSVAGAEGCPAKCVCFNEPRLSLACQQRGLHSIPADIPVHVQRIFLQGNKLTEVRSTTFSLCRNLTVLWLYSNDINHIEAGAFFGLERLEELDIGDNADLRIISPTAFSGLSQLRTLHLHRCGLSELPYGVFRGLASLQYLYLQDNNLRAIHDDTFLDLAGLAFLYLHNNKIRTVSDHMLRGLLSLDRLLLHQNRVSSVQPRAFHDLRKLTTLFLFYNNLTVLTGETMEPLVSLQYLRLNGNQWICDCRARTLWDWFKKFKGSSSELECHEPQSLFGEDLKSLASADLEGCHDGHQHTWIRVFSTKGRYGKLFSTENPLRAGIPKCCLTNTNNSSIILDKSSSYNSQQITKNPTKESENMAKTKVQEFGTLKNSSHGQNLGQGPEFAGTLSSKPHQPKHRRDFAEGLVPTDAPLERRCLQRPDGHCVSNGGSAVRTGLFGTYCAARSLDVLFTVLICRNLL, from the coding sequence CCAGCGGGACCCTGACCCTGGTTCTCTGGCTGCTCTCGGTGGCAGGCGCAGAGGGGTGCCCCGCCAAATGCGTCTGCTTCAACGAGCCCCGCCTCAGCCTGGCGTGCCAGCAGCGGGGTCTCCACTCGATCCCAGCAGACATCCCCGTCCACGTGCAGCGCATCTTCCTGCAGGGCAACAAGCTGACGGAGGTCCGCTCCACCACCTTCAGCCTCTGCAGGAACCTCACGGTCCTGTGGCTGTACTCCAACGACATCAACCACATCGAGGCAGGGGCCTTCTTTGGCCTCGAGcggctggaggagctggacatCGGCGACAACGCAGACCTGCGGATTATCAGTCCCACGGCCTTCAGCGGCCTGTCTCAGCTGCGCACGTTGCACCTGCACCGGTGCGGCCTCTCCGAGCTGCCCTACGGCGTTTTCAGGGGACTCGCCTCGCTGCAGTACCTCTATCTCCAGGACAACAACCTGCGGGCCATACACGACGACACCTTCCTGGACCTGGCCGGCTTGGCATTCCTGTACCTGCACAACAACAAGATCAGGACGGTGTCGGACCACATGCTGCGGGGCCTGCTGAGCTTGGATCGCCTGCTGCTGCATCAGAACCGGGTGAGCTCGGTGCAGCCGCGGGCCTTCCACGATTTGCGCAAACTGACCACGTTGTTCCTGTTCTACAACAACCTGACGGTGTTGACTGGGGAGACGATGGAGCCGCTTGTCTCACTCCAGTATCTGCGCCTCAATGGAAATCAGTGGATTTGCGACTGCAGGGCCAGGACTCTGTGGGACTGGTTTAAAAAGTTCAAAGGGTCAAGCTCAGAGTTGGAGTGTCACGAACCACAAAGCCTTTTTGGGGAAGATCTGAAAAGTCTAGCGAGTGCAGATCTGGAAGGATGTCATGACGGCCATCAGCACACCTGGATCCGAGTCTTCAGCACAAAAGGCCGGTATGGGAAGCTCTTCAGCACCGAGAACCCTCTGAGAGCTGGAATTCCGAAATGCTGCCTTACAAACACCAACAATTCCTCCATAATCTTGGACAAGAGCTCCTCCTATAACAGCCAACAGATCACTAAGAATCCGACAAAGGAAAGCGAAAACATGGCAAAAACGAAAGTTCAGGAATTTGGCACCTTAAAAAATTCCAGTCACGGGCAGAATCTGGGCCAAGGGCCTGAGTTTGCTGGGACGCTGTCAAGCAAACCACATCAGCCCAAACACAGGCGGGATTTCGCGGAAGGGCTGGTGCCTACCGACGCGCCGCTGGAGAGAAGGTGTTTGCAGAGACCAGACGGCCATTGTGTCAGTAACGGCGGGTCCGCGGTTAGAACTGGGCTCTTTGGTACGTATTGCGCTGCCCGTTCGCTGGACGTTCTGTTCACAGTCCTCATTTGCAGAAACCTTCTCTAG